A single region of the Nocardioides sp. W7 genome encodes:
- the purL gene encoding phosphoribosylformylglycinamidine synthase subunit PurL produces the protein MLDTVTAAAEDPTRDQPWADLGLKADEYQEIREILGRRPTSSELAMYSVMWSEHCSYKSSKVHLKQFSEIPQETPAGKMLAGIGENAGVIDIGQGYAVTFKVESHNHPSYVEPYQGAATGIGGIVRDILAMGARPVAVMDPLRFGPLDAPDTHRVLPGIVAGVGGYGNCLGLPNIGGEAVFDQSYLGNPLVNALCVGVLRHEDLHLAKASGVGNQVILYGARTGGDGIGGVSVLASETFDADGPAKRPSVQVGDPFMEKLLIECTLEIFAAGLVAGIQDLGGAGLSCATSELASAGDGGMHVELDRVPLRDSTLAPEEILMSESQERMMAVVEPDDVAAFLAICAKWDVEAVVIGEVTETGRLHIDWHGERVVDVPPRSVAHDGPTYQRPFARPSWQDALQADGAEALARPTTGAELLETLLRLVASPNLCDKSWITDQYDRYVRGNTVLSQPSDSGMIRVDEETNLGVAVSTDCNGRFAKLDPYVGARLALAESYRNVATGGATPLAISDCLNFGSPEDPDVMWQFAEACRGLKDGCLELGIPVTGGNVSLYNQTGDTAILPTPVVAVLGVIEDVTRRTPSAWSTAGEQVFLLGETREELSGSEWAHVVHGHLGGRPPRVDLAAEKALASLLGEGVGLLTSAHDVSDGGLAQTLVEGSLRHLVGVSVSIPGDAFVGLFAESAGRVVVTVAPGDEGRLTDLAAQHGVPLTPLGVTGGDSLVVEGQFEAPLLEVRSAWMATLPAALG, from the coding sequence GTGCTGGACACCGTCACCGCCGCTGCCGAGGACCCCACCCGCGACCAGCCCTGGGCTGACCTCGGCCTGAAGGCCGACGAGTACCAGGAGATCCGCGAGATCCTCGGGCGCCGGCCGACGAGCTCGGAGCTCGCGATGTACTCCGTGATGTGGAGCGAGCACTGCTCCTACAAGTCGTCCAAGGTGCACCTCAAGCAGTTCTCCGAGATCCCGCAGGAGACGCCCGCCGGCAAGATGCTGGCCGGCATCGGCGAGAACGCCGGCGTCATCGACATCGGCCAGGGCTACGCCGTCACCTTCAAGGTCGAGTCGCACAACCACCCGTCGTACGTCGAGCCGTACCAGGGCGCCGCGACCGGGATCGGCGGCATCGTCCGCGACATCCTCGCGATGGGCGCCCGCCCGGTCGCCGTGATGGACCCGCTGCGCTTCGGCCCGCTCGACGCCCCCGACACCCACCGGGTGCTGCCCGGGATCGTGGCCGGCGTCGGCGGCTACGGCAACTGCCTGGGCCTGCCCAACATCGGCGGCGAGGCGGTCTTCGACCAGTCCTACCTGGGCAACCCGCTGGTCAACGCACTCTGTGTCGGCGTGCTCCGCCACGAGGACCTGCACCTCGCCAAGGCGAGCGGTGTCGGCAACCAGGTGATCCTGTACGGCGCCCGCACCGGCGGCGACGGCATCGGCGGCGTGAGCGTGCTCGCCTCCGAGACCTTCGACGCGGACGGCCCGGCCAAGCGGCCCAGCGTCCAGGTCGGCGACCCGTTCATGGAGAAGCTCCTCATCGAGTGCACGCTGGAGATCTTCGCGGCCGGCCTGGTCGCCGGCATCCAGGACCTCGGCGGTGCCGGGCTCTCCTGCGCCACCTCCGAGCTGGCCTCCGCCGGTGACGGCGGCATGCACGTCGAGCTCGACCGGGTCCCGCTGCGCGACTCCACGCTCGCGCCCGAGGAGATCCTGATGAGCGAGTCGCAGGAGCGGATGATGGCCGTCGTCGAGCCCGACGACGTCGCCGCCTTCCTGGCGATCTGCGCCAAGTGGGACGTCGAGGCGGTCGTGATCGGCGAGGTCACCGAGACCGGCCGGCTGCACATCGACTGGCACGGCGAGCGGGTCGTCGACGTACCCCCGCGCTCGGTCGCCCACGACGGCCCCACGTACCAGCGCCCCTTCGCCCGTCCGTCCTGGCAGGACGCGCTGCAGGCCGACGGGGCCGAGGCGCTCGCCCGCCCGACGACCGGTGCCGAGCTGCTCGAGACGCTGCTGCGCCTGGTCGCCTCGCCGAACCTGTGCGACAAGTCCTGGATCACCGACCAGTACGACCGCTACGTCCGCGGCAACACCGTCCTCTCCCAGCCCAGCGACAGCGGGATGATCCGCGTCGACGAGGAGACCAACCTCGGCGTCGCGGTCTCCACCGACTGCAACGGCCGGTTCGCCAAGCTCGACCCGTACGTCGGCGCCCGGCTCGCGCTCGCCGAGTCGTACCGCAACGTCGCGACCGGCGGTGCGACCCCGCTCGCGATCAGTGACTGCCTGAACTTCGGCTCGCCCGAGGACCCCGACGTGATGTGGCAGTTCGCCGAGGCCTGCCGCGGCCTCAAGGACGGCTGCCTGGAGCTCGGCATCCCGGTCACCGGCGGCAACGTGAGCCTCTACAACCAGACGGGCGACACCGCGATCCTCCCGACGCCGGTCGTGGCCGTGCTGGGCGTCATCGAGGACGTCACTCGCCGGACGCCGTCGGCGTGGAGCACCGCCGGCGAGCAGGTCTTCCTGCTCGGCGAGACCCGCGAGGAGCTCTCCGGCTCGGAGTGGGCGCACGTCGTCCACGGGCACCTGGGCGGCCGGCCGCCGCGGGTCGACCTGGCCGCCGAGAAGGCGCTCGCCTCCCTGCTCGGCGAGGGCGTCGGGCTGCTCACCTCCGCCCACGACGTCTCCGACGGCGGCCTGGCCCAGACCCTGGTCGAGGGTTCGCTGCGACACCTGGTCGGGGTCTCCGTGAGCATCCCGGGCGACGCGTTCGTCGGGCTGTTCGCCGAGTCGGCCGGCCGGGTCGTCGTCACCGTCGCCCCGGGCGACGAGGGCCGGCTCACCGACCTGGCCGCGCAGCACGGCGTACCCCTCACCCCGCTGGGCGTCACCGGCGGCGACAGCCTGGTCGTCGAGGGCCAGTTCGAGGCCCCGCTGCTCGAGGTGCGGTCGGCGTGGATGGCGACCCTGCCGGCAGCACTGGGCTGA
- a CDS encoding TetR/AcrR family transcriptional regulator, with product MRADAKRNRERIVEVAREVFREQGYDASLDLVAKRAGVGAGTLYRHFPTRDDLLDAIMQSWVDRVQETADRALAHEGGPRELLLAWFEEYVRLISVHRGGPAKITCAMGDEQSPIRTKCEVLRGAGDRVLDQLRSEGALKDDVSALHVARLVGGIATVADQGELDDAAVRPMLEVVADGLLRPAAG from the coding sequence GTGCGCGCCGACGCCAAGCGCAACCGTGAGCGCATCGTCGAGGTGGCCCGCGAGGTCTTCCGCGAGCAGGGGTACGACGCCTCTCTCGACCTGGTCGCCAAGCGGGCGGGCGTCGGCGCCGGCACGCTCTACCGGCACTTCCCGACCCGCGACGACCTCCTCGACGCGATCATGCAGAGCTGGGTCGATCGCGTGCAGGAGACGGCCGACCGGGCGCTCGCCCACGAGGGCGGCCCGCGCGAGCTGCTGCTCGCGTGGTTCGAGGAGTACGTCCGGCTGATCAGCGTCCATCGCGGCGGCCCGGCGAAGATCACCTGCGCGATGGGCGACGAGCAGTCCCCGATCCGCACCAAGTGCGAGGTGCTCCGCGGGGCCGGCGACCGGGTCCTGGACCAGCTGAGGTCCGAGGGCGCCCTGAAGGACGACGTCTCGGCGCTGCACGTCGCCCGGCTCGTCGGCGGCATCGCGACCGTCGCCGACCAGGGTGAGCTCGACGACGCCGCCGTACGCCCGATGCTCGAGGTCGTCGCCGACGGTCTCCTGCGTCCGGCCGCCGGCTGA